In Stieleria varia, one genomic interval encodes:
- a CDS encoding PVC-type heme-binding CxxCH protein: MKSCPSLLPLYALSLIFVLVPIASADSAKLSLSPEQKVAVIGNSLAERMNLFGDFETRFQLRNAGKKIQFRNFGWPADEVANRQRPNSYTTIDDPLKIYSPNVFLCFYGFNESFAGTSPETLAAFRDAYRQNIANMASTYGADGKAQFVLISPTAFEKSDNPLAPDADQINAALAAYTQAIQEVAQSDGHLFVDLFTPTSELFNATIGAQFTINGVHLNEAGDRVLGRLLDAALFGSEATADSESDLFKRINRWVNDKSWYHLQDYRMLNGWYVYGGRRTWDTETFPTEYRKIRNMVQVRDQYIWDLVAGRPVPDEPDDSNTGSVFTPETMFGTRDENFRQMREPKELRYPSPEESIEMMSIPEGFKVELFASEREFPELANPNQIAFDSKGRLWVSCMANYPQWQPGAAKPNDRLLILEDTDNDGKADTCKTFYDKLICPTGFEFYNGGVLVVDEPRILFIKDTDGDDVADEVTHLIDGIATDDTHHTVGAWEFSHGGQLHMLEGVSLSTTMETPWGPVRNRNTGGVYTLDPVTLQMSHYRTPGYGNPWCMVFDPWGNGIVGDGTNAKQHWIAPLAGKEVPSRKTLTPVFDNEGMRPAVGNEFLLSRHLPDEMQGQFIYACVINMHGMPRFNLRYESNGAGYQGERVDDLLSSTDMIFRPVDPKIGPDGAIWFGDWCNALIGHMQYSQRDPNRDHTHGRVYRMINTKKPLLPVVDYSNASIRMMLDDLRVPELRTRYRIRRELRARDRAEVLATVRRWAAEQTDALQLCEAMWIQESFRELDPSLLARILSESDYRARAAAINAITNERDRVDGFHDYLAAAVKDPHPRVRLEALRGISFLETPDATELALAVSDQPMDHWLEYTMEHTLQALEPQWSEQQKNENFLANSSEQAKKYFQRYVRMSGPGGDAVIPLEIAENVDGDMRGRYQAVRMLAGIRGGNADRGANVFKQVCSACHMIGDLGKKFGPELSDIGQRMDTEKLIRSILMPNDEIAKGYETVQVLDVDGKVTNGFVLAETDEKLTLGVANGKTEEILKDDIELTKPMKASSMPEGLITQIAPIEFLDLVEFLKRQRAIGKSTQRGWISPTYRTAPKLREHNGVKEIAYDAALKFGPHFADGGYNENAHLFLTTVEPDGWRFSFHSVENVDDPYITIRLKKSSTLKHMWLRNRAEPQFYQRAKGLTVWVSQDDENYTKVWSAENLGAEWMIDFPPDTQARYIRIGIEGNGIFHLLQGAVYGE, encoded by the coding sequence ATGAAATCCTGCCCGTCGTTGCTCCCACTCTACGCCCTCTCGCTGATTTTCGTTCTGGTCCCGATTGCGTCCGCCGACTCGGCTAAGTTGTCCCTGTCGCCCGAACAAAAGGTCGCCGTGATCGGCAACTCTCTCGCCGAGCGGATGAATCTTTTCGGCGATTTTGAAACACGCTTCCAGCTTCGCAACGCCGGAAAGAAAATTCAGTTTCGTAATTTCGGCTGGCCGGCCGACGAAGTGGCTAATCGGCAACGCCCCAACAGCTACACGACGATCGACGATCCCCTGAAGATCTACTCGCCGAACGTTTTCTTGTGCTTCTACGGTTTCAACGAGTCGTTCGCCGGGACATCACCAGAAACGCTCGCCGCTTTCCGTGACGCTTATCGCCAAAACATTGCCAACATGGCATCGACCTACGGCGCGGACGGCAAAGCTCAATTTGTCCTGATCAGCCCCACCGCTTTCGAAAAGTCAGACAACCCGCTCGCGCCTGACGCGGATCAGATCAACGCAGCACTGGCAGCGTACACCCAAGCCATCCAGGAGGTCGCACAGTCAGACGGGCATCTGTTTGTGGACTTGTTCACTCCCACATCTGAACTGTTCAACGCAACCATCGGAGCTCAGTTCACGATCAACGGTGTCCATCTCAACGAGGCGGGCGACCGAGTTCTGGGGCGACTGCTCGATGCCGCATTGTTTGGCAGCGAAGCCACTGCAGATTCTGAAAGCGACCTGTTCAAACGCATCAATCGCTGGGTGAACGACAAGTCCTGGTATCACTTGCAAGACTACCGCATGCTCAATGGTTGGTACGTCTACGGTGGACGCCGAACGTGGGACACCGAAACGTTCCCGACCGAATATCGCAAGATCCGCAATATGGTCCAGGTGCGTGATCAGTACATCTGGGACTTGGTAGCCGGTCGACCGGTACCCGACGAGCCCGACGATTCGAACACCGGCAGCGTCTTCACCCCCGAAACCATGTTCGGCACACGCGACGAAAACTTTCGCCAAATGCGTGAGCCCAAAGAATTGCGTTACCCGTCGCCGGAGGAATCGATCGAGATGATGTCGATCCCCGAGGGTTTCAAAGTTGAGTTGTTCGCGTCGGAACGAGAGTTTCCCGAACTGGCCAACCCCAATCAAATTGCGTTCGACTCGAAAGGACGCCTGTGGGTTTCTTGCATGGCCAATTATCCCCAGTGGCAACCCGGGGCCGCCAAACCGAACGATCGCTTGCTGATCTTGGAGGACACGGACAACGACGGCAAAGCGGACACTTGCAAGACGTTTTATGACAAGCTCATCTGTCCCACCGGATTCGAGTTCTACAACGGCGGCGTGCTGGTGGTCGATGAACCACGTATCCTGTTCATCAAGGATACCGACGGGGACGACGTGGCTGATGAAGTCACCCATTTGATCGACGGGATCGCTACCGATGACACTCACCATACCGTCGGTGCTTGGGAGTTCTCGCACGGCGGCCAACTGCACATGCTGGAGGGCGTTTCTCTGTCAACAACGATGGAGACTCCCTGGGGACCCGTCCGCAATCGCAATACCGGAGGCGTCTACACGCTTGACCCGGTGACGCTGCAAATGAGCCACTATCGAACGCCGGGATACGGCAACCCTTGGTGCATGGTGTTCGATCCATGGGGCAACGGAATCGTCGGTGACGGCACCAACGCAAAACAACACTGGATCGCTCCGCTGGCGGGCAAAGAAGTCCCGTCGCGGAAAACGCTGACACCGGTGTTCGACAACGAAGGCATGCGTCCTGCGGTGGGCAACGAGTTCTTGCTCTCCCGGCACTTGCCTGACGAAATGCAAGGCCAATTCATCTACGCATGCGTGATCAACATGCACGGTATGCCCCGGTTCAACTTGCGTTACGAGTCCAACGGGGCGGGCTACCAAGGAGAACGGGTCGACGATTTGCTCTCCTCCACCGACATGATCTTTCGCCCTGTCGATCCCAAGATCGGACCCGACGGAGCGATCTGGTTTGGCGATTGGTGCAATGCACTGATCGGTCACATGCAGTACTCGCAACGTGACCCCAATCGCGACCATACCCACGGTCGTGTCTACCGCATGATCAACACCAAGAAGCCATTGTTGCCCGTGGTGGACTACAGCAATGCATCGATTCGCATGATGTTGGACGATCTGCGCGTTCCTGAGTTGCGAACCCGCTATCGCATCCGTCGAGAGTTGCGAGCGCGTGACCGCGCTGAGGTTTTGGCCACGGTGCGACGCTGGGCGGCGGAACAGACCGACGCGCTGCAACTTTGTGAAGCCATGTGGATTCAAGAGAGTTTTCGTGAACTCGATCCGTCATTGTTGGCACGGATCCTATCGGAGTCGGACTACCGGGCGCGAGCCGCAGCGATCAACGCGATCACCAACGAACGCGATCGCGTGGACGGGTTTCACGATTATCTGGCGGCTGCCGTGAAAGACCCGCACCCGCGGGTTCGACTGGAAGCCCTTCGTGGAATCAGTTTTTTGGAAACGCCCGACGCAACCGAACTTGCGTTGGCCGTCAGCGACCAGCCGATGGACCATTGGCTGGAATACACGATGGAACACACGCTGCAGGCCTTGGAGCCACAATGGTCTGAGCAGCAGAAGAATGAAAACTTCCTTGCCAACAGCAGCGAGCAAGCGAAGAAGTATTTTCAACGCTACGTCCGCATGTCCGGCCCGGGCGGAGACGCTGTCATTCCACTGGAAATCGCGGAGAACGTAGACGGTGACATGAGGGGTCGCTATCAAGCCGTCCGCATGCTAGCGGGCATCCGCGGCGGCAACGCTGATCGCGGTGCCAATGTTTTCAAACAAGTCTGTTCGGCTTGCCACATGATCGGTGATCTCGGCAAAAAGTTCGGCCCTGAACTTTCTGACATCGGACAACGCATGGACACGGAGAAACTGATCCGGTCCATCTTGATGCCCAATGATGAGATCGCAAAAGGATACGAGACGGTTCAAGTGCTGGATGTCGACGGTAAAGTCACCAACGGTTTTGTCTTGGCCGAAACCGATGAGAAGTTGACGTTGGGGGTCGCAAACGGAAAAACGGAAGAGATCTTGAAGGACGACATCGAGCTGACCAAGCCGATGAAAGCAAGTTCGATGCCCGAAGGTTTGATCACGCAAATCGCGCCGATTGAGTTTTTGGATTTGGTTGAGTTCCTCAAACGGCAGCGGGCAATCGGCAAGTCAACTCAGCGGGGATGGATCTCGCCGACATACCGAACCGCTCCCAAACTGCGAGAACACAACGGCGTCAAAGAAATCGCGTATGATGCAGCCTTGAAATTCGGACCCCATTTTGCCGACGGTGGATACAACGAAAACGCCCACCTCTTTCTGACGACAGTCGAGCCCGATGGTTGGCGATTCTCGTTTCACAGCGTCGAGAATGTTGACGATCCGTACATCACGATCCGGCTCAAGAAATCCTCGACGTTGAAACACATGTGGCTTCGCAACCGCGCCGAACCCCAGTTCTATCAGCGGGCCAAAGGACTCACCGTCTGGGTCAGCCAGGACGATGAGAACTACACGAAAGTATGGTCAGCGGAGAATCTCGGCGCGGAATGGATGATTGATTTCCCGCCGGATACCCAAGCCCGCTACATCCGAATCGGAATCGAGGGAAATGGGATCTTTCACCTTTTGCAAGGCGCGGTCTACGGTGAGTAA
- a CDS encoding sensor histidine kinase, whose amino-acid sequence MNAIRDHLALPLISPARLGSSTWLLYLRSFAVVGQLMTILMAGWISDIDLPYVPLLVLVGLTATTNLIYGIWLRRWSPTAEHARIAEASPLSSVADVDENTPVIRNVSLALMLLDLVTLTAMLYFSGGAENPFSFFYFVNLAVGGVMIHPRAAWSLTLTAILGYAFILHYSVPIDLFQRYNVAPSGVDGLAADASSNGMMDIHRVGLMLAFSTCASVVTYFVTRTAGLLRDREQQLRRTEAEKAANRRLESLTTLAAGAAHELATPLSTIDVIARELTRHLDDVPKPVSVDNDLQLIDQQLEICRNILERMRGAAGDSMAQRWYRTTVGDLIDASLDGVRDPHRVNVVDGPDDVEGQTLWMPEEAVAQAIRNLIHNGLDASGPSGQVTLESRLDTAAQRVDILVTDQGQGMTEEVLGRIGDPFFTTKEPGRGIGLGLYLTRNVVSQLGGELQFSSEPGRGTTAIASLPLGKQDASTNQT is encoded by the coding sequence GTGAATGCCATTCGCGACCATTTGGCGTTGCCGTTGATCTCGCCGGCAAGACTCGGCTCTTCGACTTGGCTGCTGTACTTGCGATCCTTTGCGGTCGTCGGGCAGTTGATGACCATCCTGATGGCAGGCTGGATCTCGGACATCGACTTGCCCTACGTGCCGCTGCTGGTTCTCGTCGGACTGACCGCCACGACCAACTTGATTTACGGCATTTGGTTACGACGTTGGAGTCCCACGGCGGAGCACGCGAGGATCGCTGAAGCGTCACCGCTTTCCAGCGTCGCGGACGTGGATGAAAACACGCCGGTGATCCGAAACGTTTCGCTGGCGTTGATGCTGTTGGACTTGGTCACCCTGACCGCGATGCTGTATTTCAGCGGTGGCGCAGAAAATCCCTTCAGCTTCTTTTACTTTGTCAATCTCGCCGTCGGTGGTGTGATGATCCATCCACGGGCGGCTTGGTCTTTGACGCTGACCGCGATCCTCGGGTACGCCTTCATTCTGCACTACTCGGTTCCGATCGACCTGTTTCAACGTTACAACGTCGCGCCGTCGGGAGTGGATGGGCTGGCGGCGGACGCATCATCCAATGGAATGATGGACATTCATCGTGTCGGATTGATGCTCGCCTTTTCAACCTGTGCCTCGGTCGTCACCTACTTCGTCACCCGTACCGCCGGTCTGCTACGTGACCGTGAACAACAGTTGCGTCGAACGGAGGCCGAGAAAGCAGCAAACCGACGGCTAGAAAGCTTGACGACGCTCGCTGCCGGGGCGGCGCACGAATTGGCGACCCCGCTGTCCACGATCGATGTCATCGCCCGAGAACTCACACGTCACCTGGACGATGTTCCCAAGCCGGTTTCGGTCGACAACGACCTGCAACTCATCGACCAGCAACTGGAGATCTGCCGCAACATCTTGGAACGCATGCGAGGTGCAGCCGGTGACTCAATGGCTCAGCGTTGGTACCGAACCACCGTCGGCGATTTGATCGACGCAAGCCTCGATGGCGTACGTGATCCGCATCGAGTGAACGTGGTGGACGGGCCAGATGATGTGGAGGGCCAGACGTTGTGGATGCCCGAGGAAGCAGTCGCGCAGGCGATTCGAAACCTGATTCATAACGGACTCGATGCCAGCGGCCCCAGTGGTCAAGTCACCTTGGAGTCGCGATTGGACACCGCAGCGCAACGCGTCGACATTCTGGTGACCGATCAAGGACAAGGGATGACCGAGGAAGTGCTCGGGCGTATCGGCGACCCGTTCTTTACCACCAAAGAACCCGGTCGCGGCATCGGGCTCGGTTTGTACTTGACCCGGAACGTCGTTTCACAACTCGGTGGCGAACTCCAATTCAGCAGCGAACCGGGTAGAGGCACCACCGCGATCGCTTCCCTGCCATTGGGAAAACAGGACGCGTCGACCAACCAAACCTGA
- a CDS encoding CvpA family protein — MSNFSAIERYSEAELDNDRPEPEPIRMPPKLRWALVIGALGGFACFAYQRDFVTATFIAVTGLSALSGFRVGVARLFSCVLGFALAYRFAPGLGTTYEYQFSRVLETSGLTNRFLSIAVIGIVISALVCFLSHKIITRFMERRRNWAVADRYVGCITGLGQAAFATLLLLGGILYLEPMMPTQADGVEPNAANRWVVNLADNTRTSKVGPIVKQYNPFEYFDVLRQVGTTQKAVRVLSDPQNLRRMIDDPSIRQLQEEPEFQLAMQNLLADPEIKEILQSGQPIDRATALRLMSNPAIKDMVDQKDFMKRAKQLLMNQIESMDRNRPAA, encoded by the coding sequence ATGAGCAACTTTTCAGCCATTGAGCGTTATTCCGAAGCGGAGTTGGACAACGACCGACCGGAACCGGAGCCGATTCGAATGCCTCCCAAGCTGAGGTGGGCGTTGGTCATCGGAGCCCTGGGAGGGTTCGCCTGCTTTGCCTACCAACGTGACTTTGTGACCGCAACGTTCATTGCGGTCACAGGCCTGAGTGCCTTGAGCGGGTTTCGCGTCGGTGTGGCGAGGCTGTTCTCGTGCGTTTTGGGGTTTGCGTTGGCGTACCGATTTGCCCCCGGACTGGGCACCACGTACGAGTATCAGTTTTCACGAGTATTGGAAACAAGCGGTCTGACCAATCGTTTTCTGTCGATCGCCGTCATCGGGATCGTGATTTCTGCACTCGTCTGTTTTCTCAGCCACAAGATCATCACTCGTTTCATGGAGCGTCGACGCAATTGGGCGGTGGCGGACCGATATGTCGGGTGCATCACGGGTTTGGGACAAGCCGCTTTTGCGACTTTGCTGCTGCTCGGCGGTATCTTGTACCTAGAGCCCATGATGCCCACGCAAGCGGACGGTGTTGAGCCCAATGCAGCGAATCGATGGGTGGTCAATTTGGCCGACAATACCCGCACCAGTAAAGTGGGTCCGATCGTCAAGCAGTACAATCCGTTCGAGTACTTTGACGTCCTGCGCCAAGTCGGTACCACTCAGAAGGCGGTTCGTGTTTTGAGTGATCCACAGAACCTGAGACGAATGATCGACGATCCATCGATCAGGCAGTTGCAAGAGGAACCCGAGTTTCAGCTCGCAATGCAGAACTTGCTCGCCGATCCCGAGATCAAAGAGATCCTGCAGTCGGGGCAGCCGATCGACCGAGCAACGGCACTGCGTTTGATGAGCAATCCTGCGATCAAAGACATGGTCGATCAAAAGGACTTCATGAAGCGCGCAAAGCAGTTGCTGATGAATCAAATCGAATCCATGGATCGCAATCGCCCGGCTGCTTAA
- a CDS encoding sulfatase family protein — translation MLARILFLTWLGLTLTGLAPLGVALADTASRPNVIVFIADDISWNDFGCYGNTAARTPNIDALAESGIRFDRAFLTASSCSPSRSSIITGRYPHNNGAAAELHKPISKHLPWLPGVLRESGYYTAQSGKHHMTTTAAKNEQPVYFDLVDGGRQPGNSGGHANWVSVTSDRPKDKPFFCWFASYDAHRDWDADKQWDESQYGSMHRPSDVIVPPFLIDDDATRQDLASYYNEVTRFDHYVGAVVQTLKRQEVLDDTLIFVLADNGRPFPRAKTRLHDSGMKTALIAHWPSGIQSTGVSDSQVSVIDLAPTILTAAGATVPQTMQGVSLLPVFADRSAKVRDYAFSEHNWHDYEAHGRGVRHGDFLLIQNFRTQLPWQGPADSVRSPSHHSLQAARDAKRLNAAQQDVFLTPRPEIELYNFRQDPHQLVNLAGQPKTESTQKHLQEILRRWMDETGDSVPEKISPDTFDRETGKHIPASDVDTTGVLTPGSDRKADHVLAPGPR, via the coding sequence ATGTTGGCTCGAATTCTGTTCCTTACCTGGCTCGGATTAACTCTGACAGGCTTGGCTCCATTAGGTGTCGCTCTCGCCGATACTGCCAGCCGGCCCAACGTGATCGTTTTTATCGCGGACGACATCAGTTGGAATGATTTCGGTTGCTACGGGAACACGGCCGCCAGGACTCCAAATATCGACGCATTGGCAGAGTCCGGTATCCGCTTCGATCGAGCTTTCCTGACAGCCAGCAGTTGCAGCCCGTCACGCAGCAGCATCATCACGGGGCGATACCCGCACAACAACGGCGCGGCCGCCGAGCTTCACAAACCGATTTCGAAACACCTTCCCTGGTTGCCCGGCGTGCTTAGGGAATCCGGTTACTACACCGCTCAGTCTGGCAAACATCACATGACGACGACTGCGGCAAAGAATGAACAGCCGGTGTACTTTGACCTCGTCGATGGCGGTCGCCAGCCGGGCAACTCCGGTGGCCACGCGAATTGGGTTTCCGTCACAAGCGATCGCCCCAAAGACAAACCGTTTTTCTGTTGGTTTGCTTCCTACGATGCCCACCGGGACTGGGACGCGGACAAGCAGTGGGACGAATCCCAGTACGGCTCGATGCATCGGCCCAGCGACGTGATTGTTCCGCCATTCTTGATCGATGATGATGCCACCCGGCAGGACTTGGCGTCCTATTACAACGAAGTCACCCGGTTTGATCACTATGTCGGTGCCGTCGTCCAAACGCTGAAAAGGCAAGAGGTGCTGGACGACACGTTGATCTTTGTCTTGGCAGACAACGGCCGCCCATTCCCGCGAGCCAAAACGAGACTGCATGATTCGGGAATGAAGACCGCGTTGATTGCGCACTGGCCCTCCGGCATCCAATCCACCGGCGTCAGTGATTCCCAGGTCAGCGTGATCGATCTGGCCCCCACCATTTTGACAGCAGCGGGAGCGACTGTTCCACAAACGATGCAAGGCGTCTCGCTGCTGCCGGTTTTTGCCGACCGCTCCGCCAAGGTGCGTGACTACGCATTCTCCGAACACAACTGGCATGACTACGAAGCGCACGGGCGCGGTGTTCGCCACGGCGACTTCCTGCTGATCCAGAATTTCCGAACGCAATTGCCTTGGCAAGGACCAGCCGACTCGGTGCGTTCACCGTCACATCACAGTCTGCAGGCCGCTCGCGACGCCAAGCGACTCAATGCCGCTCAACAGGATGTCTTCTTGACGCCGCGACCGGAAATCGAGCTGTACAACTTTCGCCAGGACCCGCATCAGCTCGTCAACCTAGCCGGCCAACCGAAAACGGAGTCGACCCAAAAACACCTGCAAGAGATTCTGCGTCGTTGGATGGACGAGACCGGCGACAGCGTGCCAGAAAAAATCAGTCCCGATACCTTCGATCGTGAAACAGGAAAACACATCCCTGCTAGCGACGTCGACACGACCGGCGTGTTGACGCCCGGCAGCGACCGAAAGGCCGACCATGTTCTCGCTCCCGGCCCTCGCTAG
- a CDS encoding ankyrin repeat domain-containing protein has product MATRIDQLLYDFTTYVKTSQSEQAIEVLKCYPELIRHTDFLDEFPLMIASRYDCTPVVQYLVDQEIDINRSSSNSNALSIAAREGSLNAVNLLLDAGADPDLCRAIVSAVLAKNNKLEIIKTLLNHHCDVNQVFLMFNDPSNKRTALDFCRAGSAEELLLRENGAVSAKSL; this is encoded by the coding sequence TTGGCGACTAGAATCGATCAGCTTCTTTATGATTTCACAACATATGTGAAGACATCTCAGTCTGAGCAAGCAATTGAAGTGCTCAAGTGCTATCCCGAGCTAATTAGGCATACAGATTTTCTTGACGAGTTCCCGCTTATGATTGCATCTCGATATGACTGCACCCCTGTAGTGCAGTATCTGGTCGATCAAGAAATAGATATTAATCGAAGTAGTTCCAATTCGAACGCGCTCTCAATAGCTGCTCGTGAAGGCTCTTTGAACGCGGTGAATCTTCTGCTTGACGCCGGAGCCGACCCGGACCTCTGTCGAGCCATCGTGTCCGCTGTTCTAGCCAAAAACAACAAGCTCGAAATCATAAAAACGCTTCTGAATCATCATTGTGATGTCAATCAAGTTTTTCTAATGTTCAATGACCCAAGTAATAAGAGAACTGCCCTGGATTTTTGTCGCGCAGGTTCCGCTGAGGAATTGCTATTGCGAGAGAACGGTGCCGTTTCGGCAAAGTCATTGTAG
- a CDS encoding suppressor of fused domain protein has protein sequence MIPPHATEIIEFFETRYGSVESLSYNQIVFDTMQIAVCVASKGNVRTLFTVGMSNESLKVPQGFDEFQYVELFIQLPQTHEIEIAPGSCGSWPVDWLINVAKFPHRQNTWLGAPAVILAKNGPDDIFSDTCRFSGMLLVIDCQCLAGYRSVNLYRMCPLYWDEIELEREIGTPAFMQKLDERKVSFIVDCNRPSIAAR, from the coding sequence ATGATCCCTCCGCACGCAACCGAAATCATTGAGTTTTTTGAGACCCGATATGGATCGGTCGAAAGTTTGTCGTACAATCAAATCGTGTTCGATACCATGCAAATTGCGGTATGCGTCGCTAGCAAAGGCAATGTAAGAACATTATTTACCGTGGGAATGAGTAATGAGTCGCTCAAGGTCCCCCAGGGGTTTGATGAGTTTCAATATGTGGAGTTGTTTATTCAGCTTCCGCAGACGCATGAGATAGAGATAGCTCCTGGAAGTTGTGGCAGTTGGCCCGTCGATTGGTTGATTAATGTTGCTAAATTTCCTCACCGCCAGAACACATGGCTAGGTGCTCCGGCAGTAATCTTAGCAAAAAATGGTCCTGACGACATTTTTTCTGACACTTGCAGATTTAGTGGAATGCTTTTGGTAATAGACTGCCAATGCTTGGCTGGGTATCGTAGTGTCAATCTCTATCGGATGTGTCCACTTTACTGGGATGAGATTGAGCTGGAAAGGGAAATTGGAACCCCTGCCTTTATGCAAAAGCTTGATGAACGAAAGGTATCATTTATTGTTGACTGCAATCGGCCAAGCATTGCAGCAAGGTGA
- a CDS encoding tetratricopeptide repeat protein has translation MSTARKSNNHSAPQSCQPAPAHSRFASNPTLRNAWTLIQLRDYVAAANILGSAGRDPQIRNALSVCLMRSGCVDLAVDILRSIVLKPGTVVQRPEMSDVCKRNFATALLMSGFPNGALEVLDETADPQHPVAQQLRQAIKRWERTLSWIRLLDWKLNGIHPSDSRVPIDFEPGEFESDANPTRPEKPGGSTDGSLKLAA, from the coding sequence ATGTCCACGGCTAGAAAATCCAACAATCACTCGGCACCGCAATCATGCCAACCCGCGCCTGCCCACTCTCGTTTTGCGAGCAACCCGACTCTACGTAACGCATGGACGCTGATACAGCTGCGAGACTACGTTGCTGCGGCAAACATACTGGGATCCGCCGGACGTGATCCTCAGATTCGAAACGCGTTGAGCGTCTGCTTGATGCGATCCGGTTGCGTCGACCTTGCCGTCGATATCCTACGATCCATTGTCCTCAAGCCGGGGACTGTCGTCCAGCGTCCAGAAATGAGCGATGTGTGCAAACGTAATTTTGCGACAGCGTTGCTGATGTCCGGGTTTCCCAATGGTGCATTGGAGGTACTTGACGAGACAGCCGATCCTCAGCATCCAGTAGCCCAACAGCTCCGGCAAGCGATCAAACGTTGGGAACGGACGTTGTCATGGATTCGGCTGCTGGACTGGAAACTAAACGGAATCCATCCATCAGATAGTCGGGTTCCAATCGATTTCGAGCCAGGCGAGTTCGAATCGGACGCCAATCCAACGCGACCGGAAAAACCAGGTGGTTCGACCGATGGTTCGCTCAAGCTTGCGGCGTAG
- a CDS encoding IS110 family transposase produces MVSRTKSTRKNSNKSSKRRYIGKPGGVIQERVLKVGPQRFGIVAVDCAKRRSKWMLCDFYGRVIIEPTEVDHERGTLDAMVMRVLEACQAEGIQDSIVAVEMTGIYHKPVQRAFRKAGFDTRTVHPFASAHYRGALHPDNKTDDNDLEAIFLAAAAGYGLSVFPVDETYRSLQRLARHRRNLVKQRSRLNVQIRVLMHQTMPGYADLWEEDKLFSHSVAMLIAKNFSSAESIKKAKQAGLAKYLRRSKTRFQERTLDKIYAWSLQAAEPDPLIELLTEQWKQLLELRDMLSAQITQTERQSASFLAKTPYILLLSIKGINVVSASEYAGEAGPIEHYASATAINGRAGLYPSRYQSDEVDRTDTVAKNCNRRLRAACILLAKNLIKCHPYYRGLSAVWATRNIKTQDRNCRMANRANRMVFQIVSGRQVWRGRGIDCEAILFKLREFHHAHATPLDQTVAHMNEAYQWLPKSVHQTEGKPLAELAGKKRRGTSSIGELLIPLLIRLGVREASELESKTSEA; encoded by the coding sequence ATGGTCTCTCGTACCAAGTCTACCAGAAAGAACAGCAACAAGTCTTCCAAACGACGCTACATCGGCAAGCCCGGTGGCGTCATCCAGGAAAGAGTCCTGAAGGTCGGTCCGCAACGATTTGGGATCGTTGCGGTCGACTGTGCAAAGCGGCGATCCAAATGGATGCTCTGCGATTTCTACGGACGTGTCATCATCGAACCGACCGAAGTGGATCACGAACGTGGGACGCTCGATGCAATGGTCATGCGAGTCCTCGAAGCTTGCCAAGCAGAAGGAATACAGGACTCTATCGTCGCCGTCGAAATGACCGGTATCTACCACAAGCCGGTGCAACGTGCGTTTCGCAAGGCGGGCTTTGACACACGCACGGTTCATCCCTTCGCATCGGCACACTACAGAGGAGCACTGCACCCGGACAACAAAACCGATGACAACGATCTCGAAGCGATCTTCCTCGCCGCTGCCGCTGGATACGGACTGTCGGTGTTTCCAGTCGACGAGACCTATCGTTCGCTCCAAAGGCTCGCACGTCACCGCCGTAACTTGGTCAAGCAGCGTTCCAGACTGAATGTTCAAATCAGAGTTCTCATGCATCAGACGATGCCAGGCTACGCGGACCTTTGGGAAGAAGACAAACTGTTCAGCCACTCGGTTGCAATGCTGATCGCAAAAAACTTCTCGTCGGCCGAGTCGATCAAGAAAGCCAAACAGGCCGGCTTGGCAAAATACTTGCGACGCTCCAAAACACGATTCCAAGAACGCACGCTCGACAAGATTTATGCATGGAGCCTGCAAGCGGCCGAGCCCGATCCACTTATCGAACTATTAACCGAGCAGTGGAAGCAACTGCTGGAGTTGCGTGACATGCTTTCTGCACAGATCACTCAAACGGAAAGGCAATCGGCATCATTTCTCGCTAAAACGCCGTACATTCTGCTGCTTTCGATCAAAGGCATCAACGTTGTCTCAGCATCGGAGTATGCCGGCGAAGCAGGTCCGATTGAGCACTATGCTTCCGCCACCGCAATCAACGGTCGTGCTGGTCTTTATCCGTCACGATACCAAAGTGACGAAGTCGACCGCACCGACACGGTTGCCAAGAACTGCAACCGACGACTCCGCGCGGCTTGCATCTTGTTGGCCAAGAACCTCATCAAGTGCCATCCCTACTACCGCGGGTTATCGGCCGTCTGGGCGACGCGAAACATTAAAACTCAAGATCGCAATTGTCGAATGGCCAACCGGGCCAATCGGATGGTATTTCAGATCGTCAGCGGTCGCCAAGTGTGGCGTGGCAGAGGCATTGATTGCGAGGCGATTCTGTTCAAGCTACGTGAATTCCATCACGCGCACGCGACGCCACTGGATCAAACCGTCGCTCACATGAACGAGGCTTATCAATGGCTTCCCAAGTCGGTGCATCAAACCGAAGGCAAGCCGTTAGCAGAGCTGGCGGGCAAGAAGCGGCGGGGCACCTCATCGATCGGCGAATTACTGATCCCACTTCTTATTCGACTTGGAGTTCGCGAAGCGAGCGAGTTAGAATCAAAGACGTCCGAAGCTTAG